The genomic region TTACGGTCTCCGGTCTGATCGATTTCTACTATCAGTATCAGTTCAGCAGCCCAACTAAGGGACAAAAGCTGACGGGGCGGATCTACGACTTCCGTCACAATACGCCGACGCTTTCCCTTGCCTGGGTGGACGTCAAAAAAGCCGCCCAGCCCGGCGGCTTCGGATTCACGGCGAGTCTGGCGACCGGCGATTCCGCGGACGCCGATGTCGCGAACCCGTATTCCAATCAAGGGGAAGCGCGGTTCAAGAACATCGCGCAGCTGTTCGCGACCTATACCGACAAAAGCGGCTTCACCGCCGACTTCGGAAAATTCCTCTCCCCGTACGGCTACGACACCACGAAAGTCATCCTAAATCCCAATTACTCCCTCACCGACGCCACCTTCTTAGTGCCCAACTACGAGGCCGGCCTGCGCATGACCTACCCTGTCAAAGCGATCAACACCGCGTTCTCCCTCTTCGTCGTCAACTCCCTCTACCACACCGCCACCTCCGGCGTTCAGGAAGATAATGGGACCAAGGACTTCATCGTGCGGGCGAACTACACCACTCCCGACGGTAAGTTCAACTATATCCCGGCCTATGGTTTCGGCAAGGATAAGCTTGGCGTCGGCAATGAAAACGTCGTCCTGTTCGACAACTGGCTGACCTATCACCTGACAGCCGCCGACACGCTCGCCGGCGAATACGTCTACCGCAAGGACACCAACAAGGGCGGCAATTACGATCTCACCGGACATGGCTACGGCGCGTACTACCGCCGTCAGCTCGATCCGAAGAACGCCGTGATCTTCCGCGTCTCGGGATTCCAGAAGAAGGTGAAGAGCTTCTTCACTCTTCAGGATACGATCGCGGGCGGGCTTCAGGACCTCGCCGTCGTTCCCTCGGTCACCGGAACCAGTGAATCGAGCGTGCAGACGAACGAAGTCACGGCGACCTATGAGATCAAGGTCACGCCGGCGCTCACCACACGCATCGAATACCGGCACGACAGCAGCAGCAATGGGTCGGTATTTGGCTATGTGAACGGCGATTCGGCCAGCCCGACCGACAAGCAGGATACGATCACGGTTGCGGGGCTTCTCACTTTCTAAAAGACGACGCACTACTATCAGACTGCCAGGAGGATTATTGATGACGCGAGATTTGTTTACGACCCGAGCGGCGACGAGCGCGCGCTGGGGCGCTTCGATCCTGCTGAGCGCGGCGGTGCTGGCGGGCTGCGGCCCGAAAAAAGAAGCAGCAGCGCCCAGCGCTCCCGGAGCGCCGGCGGCGAGCGCCCCGGCCGACGACGGGAACAGCGTCAAGGTGGGCGTTCTGCACTCGCTGAGCGGCACGATGTCAATCAGCGAAGTCTCGGTGCGCGACGCCACCCTGATGGCGATCGATGAGATCAACGCGTCCGGCGGCGTGATGGGCAAAAAGATCGTTCCTGTCGTCGAGGACGGCGCGAGCGACTGGCCGACCTTCGCCGAAAAAGAAAAGAAGCTGATCCAGCAGGATCACGTGGCGGTCACCTTCGGGTGCTGGACGAGCGCGAGCCGCAAGGCGGTCAAACCGGTCGTCGAGAGCCTCCACGGTCTGCTGTTCTACCCGGTTCAGTACGAAGGTCTGGAATCGTCCCCGAACATCTTCTACACTGGCGCGGAGCCGACCGAGCAGATCGTCCCCGCCGTCGATTATCTTCTGAAGCAAGGCAAGAAGAAGATCTATCTGCTCGGCTCGGATTATGTCTTCCCGCGCACGGCCAACAAGATCATCAAGGCTCAGCTTGCCGCCGAGGGCGGCACGGTGGCCGGTGAAGAGTACACGCCGCTCGGAGGCACCGAATACAGCACGATCATCAGCAAGATCAAGGACGCCAAACCGGACGCGATCTTCAACACCCTGAACGGCGATAGCAATGTCGCCTTCTTCAAGCAGTTCAAGGACGCCGGCTTCACGCCGGACAAGCTCCCCGTTCTCTCGGTCAGCGTCGCGGAAGAAGAGAAGTACGCGGCATCGGACCGGCGAACATCGCGGGCCATCTGGTCGCCTGGAACTACTATCAGACGACCGATACGCCGGAGAACAAGAAATTCGTCGCCGCCTACAAGGCCAAATACGGCCAGGACCGCGTGACGGACGACCCGATCGAAGCCGGCTACTTCGGCGTTTATCTCTGGAAAGCGGCCGTCGAAAAGGCGAAATCCTTCGACGTCGCCGCCGTCACAGCCGCCGCCGACGGCGTCACTTACGCCGCCCCCGAAGGCGAAGTGAAGATCGACGGCGCGAACCATCACACCTGGAAAACCGCCCGCATCGGCAAGATCCGGCCCGACGGCCTGATCGACGAAGTCGGCGGCTCCGGCAAGCCGATCGAGCCCGATCCGTACTTGAAGAAGTATGCCTGGGCGAAGGGGTTGTAGTAGGGACCTATTCCCCGGCGGCTGTCCCCCCCGCAAGGGCAGAGGCCGGCGGTTAAAACCGCGCCTGCCAGAGCGCAGAAACCCGCCTGCGCGGATTACATCATCGCAGCCGATACCGCCGAATTTAACGCATATATTAGGCGGTATCGTTTCGGACAATGTAGTCCCCGAAGGGGGACTTCTGCGCTCTCCAAGGCGCGACTTCAGTCGCCGGCTGCCGTATCTGAACGCCATTGGGGATGGGGCGGCGCCCCAACAGAAAGACACACCATGAGTAATATCCTCTCACAAGCCTTCAACGGCTTGAGCCTGGGGTCGATCCTCCTGCTCATCTCGCTGGGACTCGCCTTTTCGTTCGGCCTGATGAACGTCATCAATATGGCGCACGGGCAATTCCTGATGGTCGGGGCCTACACGGCGTACGTCTTTCAGCAGACGCTGGCGACGCCGCTGGGCGGGACCGAGCATGGGGTATGGTTCGTACTCGCCATTCCCGCCGCGTTTTTAGTCACGGCGTTTTTGGGCTGGCTGCTGGAGATTGGCCTCATTCGCTTCTTATATGGGCGACCTCTGGATACGCTGCTGGCGACCTGGGGCGTCGGTCTGGTCTTGCAGCAGGCGGCGAAGAGCATCTTTGGCGCGCCGAATGTGCAGGTTTCCGCGCCGTCGTGGCTAGACGGCGGCTGGGCGGTCACGCCGGATCTGATGCTGCCGTACAGCCGCATCTTTATCATTGGCCTCGCGACGGTGTCGGTCATCGCCATCTATGTCTATTTGAATAAGTCCACGGCCGGGCGGCGGCTGCGGGCGACGATGCAAAACCGGGAAATGGCGGCGTGCCTGGGCGTCGCCTCCCGGCGGGTCGATGCCGGCACGTTCGCGCTCGGGGCAGGGCTGGCGGGGATCGCCGGCTGCGCGCTCACGCTGATCGGGCCGATCGGGCCGTCGCTGGGCACGAACTATATCGTAGACGCCTTTATCGTCGTCGTCCTGGGCGGCGTGGGACGTCTCCCTGGCACGATCCTGGCCGCGCTGATCATCGGTGTCGCCAACACGCTTCTGGAGCTCGGCACGACGGCTTCGCTGGGAAAAGTGCTTGTCTTCGCGCTCGTGATCGCCTTCCTGCAATGGAAGCCCAAAGGGCTGGTCGCGTTGCGCGGCCGTTAGAGGAGAAAGACTATGGCCGCTCTCGCGATTTTACGACAGCCCAAAGTTCGCTTCTGGATCACGTTCCTATTGATCGGCGCCGTGCTGCTGATCGCCGCGCCGCTGGGCCTGCCCGTCTTCCGGCTCAACTTGCTCGGCAAATTCCTCGCCTACGCTATCGTCGCGCTCGGGCTCGATCTCATCTGGGGCTATGGCGGCATGCTGAGCCTGGGACAGGGGCTCTTTTTCGGCATCGGCGCCTACTGCATGGCGATGTATCTGAAACTGGAAGCCTCGGGCAAAAGCCTCCCCGACTTTATGGACTGGAGCGGCGTCACCAAACTGCCCTGGTTCTGGCAGCCCTTCCACTCCGCGCCGTTCGCCATCGTCATGGCGGTGGTTATCCCGATGGCGATGGCGGCGGGGATCGGCTATCTCATCTTCCGCAGCCGTGTCCAGGGCGTTTACTTCTCGATCATCACGCAGGCGCTCACGATGATCGTCAGCATCCTTCTGGTCGGCCAGCAGCAGGTCACCGGCGGCACCAACGGCATCACGGGCCTGACCACCATCTTCGGCCACGACCTCGCCGGCGACGACACGCAGCGCGGCCTTTACTATGTGAGCGTGCTGGCGCTCGGCGTCACCTATCTGCTCTGCCGCTGGCTGGTGACCTCGCGCTTGGGCCGACTGCTGGTCGCGATGCGCGACGACGAGAACCGCGTCCGATTTTTGGGCTACAACCCGATCGCGCTCAAGACGCTGATCTTCGCGATCTCCGCCGGTCTTGCGGGCCTCGCGGGCGCGCTGTTCGTTCCGCAGGTCGGCATTATCTCCCCGTCGGCGATGGCGGTCGCGCCGAGTATCGAGATGGTCATCTGGGTGGCGGTCGGCGGGCGCGGCACGCTGGTCGGCGCGGTCCTGGGCGCGCTGCTCGTCAACACGGCGCGCACCTCCTTCAGCGAGAGCTATCCGGACATCTGGCAGTATTTCCAGGGCGCGCTGTTTATCGGCACGGTGCTTCTGTTCCCGTACGGCCTCGTCGGATTCGCGAAACAGCTAGGCGAGAAATGGCGGGCGCGCCGAGGCGGCAATCTTCGGTTCGCGTCGGCGCCGGCGGAGAGCGCCGAGCGAGAGGCGGTGGGATCTTAACGCAATGCAAACACAACCGATTCTCGATATCCAAAACGTGACCGTCTCGTTTGACGGGTTCAAAGCTCTGGACGGCCTCAACTTCTCAATGGCCTACGGCGAGCTGCGCTTTCTGATCGGCCCCAACGGCGCCGGAAAGACATCGCTGCTGGACATTATCACCGGCAAAACGCGGCCGCGCGAGGGCGCGGTCCTGTACGACGGCAACGGCGACATCCAGCGCTGGGCGGAGCACAAACGGGTGCAGAAGGGCATTGGGCGCAAGTTCCAGACGCCGACCATCTTCCCCAGCCTCACGGTCTACGAAAATCTGGAAGCCGCCGTCGGACGCACCGACAGCGCGGCGCGTCTCATGGCGCCGATGAGCGCAGATCAAAAGTCGCGCGTGGAATCGATCCTGGAGGCGACGGGGTTGGAAGCGCGGCGAGGCGCGCGCGCCGGGGTGCTGGCGCATGGGGAGAAGCAGTGGCTGGAGATCGGCATGCTGCTCATTCAGGAGCCGAAACTGCTGCTGCTCGACGAGCCGATCGCCGGCATGACCCGCCGAGAGCGCGACCGCACCGGCGAGATGCTCCAAGAGATCGCCAAGGAGCGCTCGGTGCTGGTCGTGGAGCACGATATGGACTTCGTGCGCAAGTACGCGACCAAAGTGACGGTGCTGCACACCGGCAAGCATCTGACGGAAGGCTCCGTGGAGTCCGTGCAGAACGACCCGCGCGTGATCGAAGTGTATCTGGGCCGCAAGCACGAGGAGGCGGCGCACTGATGTTAAGCATTCAAAATCTCAATGTCAACTACGGCGAAAGCCGTGTCCTGCACGATGTCTCCATGGATGTCGCCGACGGCAGCGTCGTCTGCCTGATGGGCCGCAACGGCGTCGGCAAGACAACCTTGCTCAAGAGCATCATGGGGATCTTGAAAGCGCGCGGCGGCCATGTCACCTTCGGCGGCGCGGACATGACCACGCGTCCGCCCAACGTCCGCGCCCAGTCGGGCATCGGCTACGTCCCGCAGGGACGCGGCATCTTCCCCTATCTCACCGTCTACGAGAACCTGCTGATGGGCCTGGAAGCCTTTGGAAGCAAAAAGCGCGACATGAGCGGCATCGACCGTGTCTACGGGACCTTCCCGGTGCTCAAGGAGATGGCCGGCCGAACGGCCGGCGCGCTCAGCGGCGGCCAGCAGCAGCAGCTCGCCATCGGCCGCGCCCTTGTCCGCCACCCCAAACTTCTCGTGCTCGACGAGCCCACGGAAGGCGTCCAGCCCTCGATCATGCACGAGATCGAAAACGTCATCGCCTCCCTGCGCGACGACGGCGGCATGGCGATCCTCCTCGTCGAGCAGTTCCTCGACTTCGCCCTGCGCGTCGGCGACCGTTATTACGTGATGGAGACCGGCCGCATCGTCTCCCAAGGCTCCATGGCCGAGTTCTCCGACGACGTGGCGCGGGAATACCTGGCGGTGTAAGGAGCGGCCCTTCAGCAACACGACTGATTTTCGCGCCCCAAAGTTGAATCAGGCTGTGGATATTGACGCAATTCCCACGGGAAAGACCGGCGATTGATGTGTTTTGCCGATTTAATGACGCAAAACGCATAAACCGCCGCCTCTGAATCCACCGTATTCTCATGTGATTGCGCGGCTAACGTCATCCTCGCGCGCTAATCCTCACAAGAGTAGTTTCTTCGCGTACCGGGCAATAAATTACCCGGCTGGGGCGCTTCGCATTAAGGACCCCGCAATAAATTACGGGGCTGGGGGCGCTTCGCGCCGACCGTCCGTACCGGACGGA from Capsulimonas corticalis harbors:
- a CDS encoding outer membrane beta-barrel protein, whose product is MRMHRFTTEATFRGLATIAILAASAPIAHAQAAGAPTETTPNPTPPAPAATEPPAPPKQTPAEVSPNAITVSGLIDFYYQYQFSSPTKGQKLTGRIYDFRHNTPTLSLAWVDVKKAAQPGGFGFTASLATGDSADADVANPYSNQGEARFKNIAQLFATYTDKSGFTADFGKFLSPYGYDTTKVILNPNYSLTDATFLVPNYEAGLRMTYPVKAINTAFSLFVVNSLYHTATSGVQEDNGTKDFIVRANYTTPDGKFNYIPAYGFGKDKLGVGNENVVLFDNWLTYHLTAADTLAGEYVYRKDTNKGGNYDLTGHGYGAYYRRQLDPKNAVIFRVSGFQKKVKSFFTLQDTIAGGLQDLAVVPSVTGTSESSVQTNEVTATYEIKVTPALTTRIEYRHDSSSNGSVFGYVNGDSASPTDKQDTITVAGLLTF
- the urtB gene encoding urea ABC transporter permease subunit UrtB, which gives rise to MSNILSQAFNGLSLGSILLLISLGLAFSFGLMNVINMAHGQFLMVGAYTAYVFQQTLATPLGGTEHGVWFVLAIPAAFLVTAFLGWLLEIGLIRFLYGRPLDTLLATWGVGLVLQQAAKSIFGAPNVQVSAPSWLDGGWAVTPDLMLPYSRIFIIGLATVSVIAIYVYLNKSTAGRRLRATMQNREMAACLGVASRRVDAGTFALGAGLAGIAGCALTLIGPIGPSLGTNYIVDAFIVVVLGGVGRLPGTILAALIIGVANTLLELGTTASLGKVLVFALVIAFLQWKPKGLVALRGR
- the urtC gene encoding urea ABC transporter permease subunit UrtC, with amino-acid sequence MAALAILRQPKVRFWITFLLIGAVLLIAAPLGLPVFRLNLLGKFLAYAIVALGLDLIWGYGGMLSLGQGLFFGIGAYCMAMYLKLEASGKSLPDFMDWSGVTKLPWFWQPFHSAPFAIVMAVVIPMAMAAGIGYLIFRSRVQGVYFSIITQALTMIVSILLVGQQQVTGGTNGITGLTTIFGHDLAGDDTQRGLYYVSVLALGVTYLLCRWLVTSRLGRLLVAMRDDENRVRFLGYNPIALKTLIFAISAGLAGLAGALFVPQVGIISPSAMAVAPSIEMVIWVAVGGRGTLVGAVLGALLVNTARTSFSESYPDIWQYFQGALFIGTVLLFPYGLVGFAKQLGEKWRARRGGNLRFASAPAESAEREAVGS
- the urtD gene encoding urea ABC transporter ATP-binding protein UrtD, giving the protein MQTQPILDIQNVTVSFDGFKALDGLNFSMAYGELRFLIGPNGAGKTSLLDIITGKTRPREGAVLYDGNGDIQRWAEHKRVQKGIGRKFQTPTIFPSLTVYENLEAAVGRTDSAARLMAPMSADQKSRVESILEATGLEARRGARAGVLAHGEKQWLEIGMLLIQEPKLLLLDEPIAGMTRRERDRTGEMLQEIAKERSVLVVEHDMDFVRKYATKVTVLHTGKHLTEGSVESVQNDPRVIEVYLGRKHEEAAH
- the urtE gene encoding urea ABC transporter ATP-binding subunit UrtE encodes the protein MLSIQNLNVNYGESRVLHDVSMDVADGSVVCLMGRNGVGKTTLLKSIMGILKARGGHVTFGGADMTTRPPNVRAQSGIGYVPQGRGIFPYLTVYENLLMGLEAFGSKKRDMSGIDRVYGTFPVLKEMAGRTAGALSGGQQQQLAIGRALVRHPKLLVLDEPTEGVQPSIMHEIENVIASLRDDGGMAILLVEQFLDFALRVGDRYYVMETGRIVSQGSMAEFSDDVAREYLAV